The sequence aatatatatattcagtgggtatagaattttagtcaacagttatttttttcagcactttgaagataCCATTCTTCTGGCTTCTATTGTTTCTGTTGAGAATGTAGCTGTCAGTCTGATTGTTATACCTTTGAAGGGGACTGTCTGACTTTCCCCCTTTGGCTGctttttaagatttctctttgtctctgatttTCAGCTGTTTCCCAATAATGAGTCTAGATATGATTTTCTTTATAACTGTTCTCCACTGGCTGAAGCgcttcttgaatctgtggtttggtgttttcatcaattttggaaaattctctcaGTGTTGCTGCCAAAAGCCTTGCTCAGCTTCTCAGCCACATGTTTGCTTTTAGACTTGGCACTTGCCTCTAAGACAAGGTTGCTCCAAAGACCCTGCTGAGCTCTCAGTTTCCCTGTTCTTCTGACTCTCCTCTCCCCCGTCCTCACTGTCTTTGAGGTTCTGCAAAAGCCCTGAAACCAATTTTCAAGTTGCATTTTCCTGGTTCTCAGCAAGAAGTTTGCTCCAACAACCTGGTGAGCCATTGCTGGAAGTGAATCCCTTCTCTTGGTATTGGTAATCACTTCCAGCTTTTTGAAGCTGGAATATATGGCAAGCTTACAAACATGCAAAATTGGGTTTAAGTTAATGGCTTCCCCACAGCATGAACTTATACCCACCTATGCCCTGTATTTCTCATTGAGAGACTATGTTAAGACTCTTGAACAACATCAGTTTGGAGAACTGGAGAGGTTCTCCAAACTGGAGAGGCTTTTTTTAGTAGAGAAGAGTGAGTGTGTTAgattaagaaaaatgagatataTCCTAAAGTTTGCAgcataatgcaaaaaaaattactGTGGATCCCCCTGCTGCCTACCTTTCCATATTTTACGGAGTGCCAGTGTTTTCCCTGTTGAGGGGAAACTGAGGAGTTTCTTTCTCAGTGCTTCAAATGTCAGTCAATCCAAAGTGATATATTGTTGTTCTGAATTTTCCATCTAATTTCCCTATATTTCAGCAGTACAATTTGGACAGAATTCACTTGCTCTATGATTGTCCCACTGGCTAGAGGAAGGTTGTGTTTGTCCTTAGATATAAGGATTATTGTTTCTTCataatttgcttttttgtgtATTTGCAGAGGGCGCTCGAGAGGAAGACCTAGATGCAGTGGAAGCTCAGATTGGTTGCAAGCTTCCTGATGATTATCGATGTTCATATCGTATCCACAATGGGCAGAAGTTAGTGGTTCCTGGGTAAGATGTTTgccatttggattatttttaatgacacaaATGATTTcccagaatgaaaataaaaacaatttgtaCTTGCTCTTGACAGATTAAAGGTGTACAGGAATTCCCTCTTCTTCTTTGTAAGAATCCAAAAGACAAAATCtcgtggcccctgggtggctcagtcggttaagcatctgacttcggttcaggtcatgatctcacaattcgtgggttcaagccccaagtccaggtctgtgctgacagctcagagcccagagcttgcttcagattctgtgtctcactcacagacacatgctctctctctcaaaaataaataaaccttaaaaaaaatcttaaaaaaaaaaaccctatagctTGAATTTGATTTTACTAAAGTAAATATGTCTCATGCAAGCAATATTTCTATCAATGCATCTTTATGCTTCTAAAACAAAGTCTGATTGGGGTTGGAGTGGGTACTGTAGTACATAgggtggatgtgtgtgtgtgagtatatttTAACTAAAACTGTTCAGAACCCTTAAAGTCTCTGTCCCAGGTAAATTGTTTTGAAGAGCTTGATATAAATTCTGAGTACCATATATATAAAACGCAATAATTTGTTCAGAGCTACATACACCAAAGAAAGTATAGTTTTGTCCTATTCAGGCATAGCGTATAATTAAACGGCCTATTTTTAAGAGGAAGTATTCATTATGGAACCTTTGGCAAAAGCAGGCCATGTAGTAGTAGCTGTCGAATTCATTCACAGTATTAAAAACTATATACTTTGGGTCtaatctttttgttcttttgtgaaaaTTAAGCTATTTCAGAGACGTTGCATTTAATGAAATGCTCCTAAGAGTTTAGGGAGAACTTTACATTGTTCTTAGTGGAAGGtgatgtgtctttgtgtgtgaaGAATCATATGAGACTCTGTTACCATTTAGATCAGGGTTGAGTGAATACAGGGTGATCATACTGAGATTACAAGGTAGTATTCAGAAATCAAATATTGGGCAATTAGGACTAAATAAGTGTAAATTACTGGCTGGTTTTTTCCTAGTCTTTTTTCCCTACTGAACCGAAActtgacaaaaatttaaaaattgtcataATTTAAGAGCAAATAGGAGAGAACTTTAataaaagagtttcccagaattGACACGACAAACAGGTCATAATTTCTACACAGGGATTTATATCTATCCTCAGTGCAAATAGTGAAACTTAGGATAGGAATCCTATCATCAAGGATTCCTTCCATCAAGGTTCTATCAAGGACCAATACCTATGTTCTCATGTATATGCAGTGAGATCAGTTTAGACCCCATGCATCCAAAGTTTATGAAAATTTGGGCAAGGCTTAGGTTGGTTTACGCTGATATTGTCTGGTAGGTTAGGGTAAGCTAAAGGTTGTAGTAAGATAAAACTATCAGAATTTACACCTTCAAACATTAAAATAGTCATACACGCATGTATAGCAAAACACTAGCAAATCAGTATATTATGGCAAGATGGTCTTGAAAgcaataaaatgatttttcttttaaaaaggtcttTAAGACATTTTAGACGCTTAAGCTTTTAATTTAGATCAGAATCTTTCCACTCAAGTGTTTGAatgtaaagaaattgtggtgtttTTGGTGTTCCCGCTTTAGAATGGACATATTCGTCAGTTCTAATAAAGCTGTTGATGTAAACATCGTTCATCAAAAGGATGAAGCACAGCTGTTTGTTTGGCACTGCAATTGATTACATTTTTGAGTCTCTGTTCTTAGGTTGTTGGGAAGTATGGCGCTGTCCAATCACTATCGTTCTGAGGATTTGTTAGACGTCGATACGGCTGCTGGAGGCTTCCAGCAGAGACAGGGACTGAAATACTGTCTCCCTTTAACTTTTTGCATACATACTGGTTTGAGTCAATACATAGCAGTGGAAGCTGCCGAGGGCCGaaacaaaaatgaagttttctaCCAATGTCCAGTAAGTAGAGAGTGTTTTTAAATATGGCTGTAAGATGTGTTCTGATAAGTGTATAAATGTGTGCCTTAGGAATTTTCAGAACTGTAGAATGACATAGAGCATTATACAACTTAATTATAGACCCATCTAATTAGAGGGCTAATATCTGGCCGTAATATTCTGACATAATGAAATGCCAGAAGACATTGGATAAACAATGCAAACCACTGTGCACAGAGGGAGGGCTGTGATGTGTGTTAAGGTAATTCAAATTTAAGGAAAACGAATGAGATTTTGTTGAAGTAATTGTAATATACAtttccaacttaaaaaatttagctTTTGAACATCAATCGATTCAAGTTCTGAGCGCAATAGAAACTTTTTAAACACTTCATTAGATAGCTTGAGTTCttgaaaaataatgactttttttggGAGGCTTTTGTTATGATTTTAGTATAAACACAGACAGTGTGGTGTTTGGTTTCATTCTTACTTCTTCAGTTCTTTGTAATTTTGTAGTTGTAGATCTTCTGGCTTCATTTTTGCTAAGATGTGAACTTTTAACTTAGAAGAATTTAAAGTAGAAAATCATAGGTATCTCAGAGACGTGACTccatataacatttaaaatatttaaagagctttcatagcttttatttcttcctaagcattttcatgtcttttatcTCGTTTTTGACTTGCTACCTCTCTAAGGTTGTAGGATGATGGCTTGGTCTCTCAGTATTGTTCAGGTCTCTTGACTCTGAATCCAGAGCCCCGTCTTAATAGGCTGTATATCTTCTTACCTTAACTTCTTAAcctaaaggataatttttttagtTCACTGTAACAGTAATAGCAGTACATAAGTGGTTTAACTGTTATTGAGAAGTGCCTGGCACTCTTTTAAGGACTTTCTAGAAAGGGCCTAAATATAGAAATCCTAATAAGAGCAGGACTGAAAAGTGTAAGGAATGTCCGAGTGTTGGTTAGagcacttgttatttttatcaatttttccttgtCTTCAGGGAAAAATGCAGGTAACAAACAAtgagaaattaagtaaaatgtatttttctcgattataatattctttttcttgcctaggACCAAATGGCTCGGAATCCAGCTGCTATTGACATGTTTATCATAGGTAGGACAAAAAAcagtcttccttttcctttctccttccttgtcaaaaaaatgaagttggtaAAAAATTTTCCAATTACTTGATCAGCTGACAGTTTACACTTGTCCTTCTTACTGCTTGCTGGTTTAGAAAGTACTGCATCTAGGCTCTCATTCGAGTAGCCCTTgtactttgaatttcttttctatttgggAAAAAGCCATGCCCTGTATAATCTTGTACTCCTGGGACTCTGCTGTAGAACAGTGAAATGAATAGAATTACtatgagtatgtgtgtatgtatacacgcATGCACTTTCCATCAATCATATTAATACATAGAGATATCGATAGATAAAACAACCTTATACCTATAAAGTCTGTGGGGCCAATTACAGTAAAATACTGGTGAGTCACACTAGAGATCTCCCAACAGCAGTCTTCAGAAACCAATGTAAACTCTGCTCGCTGAACTCCTTGGCACAACTAGTTTTTCTTGGCCTTCAAAGGTATTTCTCACAGGATTTTGAGAACAATACAGTTTGTATGCAGTTGTGGCTCACCTCTTTGCTATTCATCCCATCTTGTTTTGCTTAGATTTTCCTCCCTTAAGAGATGCTTCCTGACTATCCACTCTGCTTTTTAAAGGCACATATTACACATCCCCATATATTAATAGTAAAGGGGCCTTGGAGGCTGAGGTGTCTGCATTTAATTATATCTCCTAATTGGAACCTCAAACAACAGAGTATTAGTCTCCATTTGTTCCACACTGTGACACATTACGGATTTGTGGTATATGCTTCACAATATCAAGAAACTCTCATCCCTACGTGGTAAGTTACAAAAAAACTATTTAACTTAGCCTCTAGCTTTTAGCTCCCCCTGATTCCTGTAGTCTGTTGTTTCCAAGTTAAGTGCCCTCTGGGGAGTATGCCCCTTCTCACTGCCCTCTTTGGCATCTTTGCATAGCACATACCTTCAGAGGTGATCACCATGGCTCTTAGAATGTGGTGCTACTAATTTATAAACTAAAGACTTCCTGAACTCTAAGGTAAGCTACCAGCTGAGCTCTGTGAGTTTCTTATTCTTAGTTTGGTGCTGGTCTGACATGGTGTGGAAGGCCCCACTGCTACAGCAGAGTACTAAGGTCTGATGAATAGTATTCTAGTAGCTGGGATTTCTCCTGGAATAAGAGAGCAGCAAAGCAAAAGATTTGAGATGCAGTGAGGGAGGAGAGATGGGGTGAGAAGTTAGTGCTGGGAGGAGAGATAAGAAAGTGGCTTCCTTTAAGCTGCCTTGATAAAACCCCAGTGTTATCAAAGAGACGCCAAGATATAggcttactttaaaaagtaaactaccttggaatatataaattacatcttGATTCAACTAAGTTTGACTTTCTTGGAATTTTTGGTAAAACACAAGATGGAATCTCTTGGTGTTTGGTAAATTATTAACTGATATTTAAGAAAACTAGAAGCTGTTCAGATAAGTTGAGTAATGAAGACTACCTAGGAAattttgtccttattttaaaGAACACCCTTGGGTGTGTATTGTAATAAattaagatatattaaaatacaacaccaatttcttttttaggtAAACCATGAACAATTTGTGGTTTTCTCACCGTAACAGTTTATTCCATGAATTAtacaaaatgatgttttaaacttTACAGGGAAATTACTAgttctaaaaacaaaattgtaactTCTTTGAATTTTAATGACATTATTCATGTGCCTCCTTAATATCTTGTTCAGAGTGGATAGATGGTAGGTGATCATTTGAATACAataacattcaataaataaaggGTCAGAATAGGTCATTCATTAGTAGACACTGAGAAAAGAGCCTACTATTGTGATTTCCCTTCTCTCAGTTGATgcccttaaaattttaaagctagaCACAAGACCCAAGCTTAAATTGTATCTTCTATTATTCTCTGAATAGTAGAATAGTAAGTAAATGCTATAAATTTAGCTCCAGTGTTCAGCATGGCAGAATGTAAAAACTGGGTTACTAGAAACAAGAttacagagaaatacagaaaaacattgATTAAGGGACTAATATTGCCAGGCACTGAGTTGTATTAATAATAGATAATGGGGGTCTGAGAAAGTTATGTTATATTACCTAGAAGGGGCAAACATAATTCATGTAAATACTTGTCATTGATCCACTCAGTAGATCACGGATATGTAGTTTGGTCTGGACTAGAATATGGAGGTCGTTGAATATGGAGGACTGTAATGCATTTGAATCTGTAGAGGTGCAACTAGACTACTTTGGGATTGGTCTGATGCCCAGAACTCCACAGTGCCCTACCCTTGTTAGATGCCCGGACTGAGCCTGGCTTCTGCCAGAATTTTGTGCATGAGTCAGGACGTTCCTGGGCCAAGGGTATACCCTGATCATCTGAGGATAGGTGCTGATATTTTTCCTGTAGTTTCTTCTAAACATAGCTGTATCTCTTTTGTTCCATATGTTCTAGAAATTATAGACAGAAGAAGGCTTTTTATTCTTGTACCAgcacaaaataaatcttaaaaatttattattgaattataagCATAAAAATAGTTTGAAGGTAGATGGAAGATTCCCTAGCAGGGTAGTTGAGAATGAGATGAGAATTGGGAATGGAAATTGATCTATGAACGGTAAGTAGAAGTGTATCTGTGTTTCTAGTTTTGACCTCATATCTTAAGCATAGAGAAATTACCATTGTTTACTTGTTTCCTGTACAGATTTTGCAAaaattatttgtccttttcttcctccccaccccttcctggtTTATAGGTGCTACTTTTACTGACTGGTTTACTTCTTATGTCAACAATGTTGTATCGGGTGGCTTCCCTATCATCAGAGACCAGATTTTCAGGTATTTCACTCAAgactttttgaataaaaatatttgtaaagcagaaaaaaacattagTTACAGATCTTGAGGTGAAGTTTGGAAGAAGGTTAATAATAGAACCTCTCGTTTTCTTAAATGCCACTACTTTATTCTCACTTTAAAGCCACATTCAGACACTTGGAGAGgcaacatttttcttctcttgaagGATCAAGAGAAAAAACTGATTTTGATTTAGAAGTTAGGGCTTTatagtataatttctttttatacataGTTTCCTTTGGGGTGGCGGAAGCTGTTTGCCAGTTAATGGATTTATTTTGAATAGGAAGTCGGTAACTACTAACTCCTGGCAAATACTATTTATTGTCGCTAAATGAACCCTCCAGATGTGACAGATAGTAGTAGAGGTAATATTGGTTCACAGTAGCCTGGTTGGCAGAAATGACAAATTAGTTAGAAATTAGAGGTCTCTAGAATAACTTGCTAACACATTTTATTGTCAGAGCCACTGTTGATAGGACTTTCAGGTGTCCCAAAAGTTTCCTGGCTCTGAAAACTGAGATAAGCTCTTTTCAGTTTCCAGTTTAATCAGTGAATCATTACTGGAACCACTGCTCATTGAGCCTTGGCTGCTGTCCTTACAGATCTAAAGTCTTCAAGGTTTTCTAGTTCataatttatagttttcttctaaGCTTAAAGGGACTATACCTTTACGTTCCCAAATATGGTTTAAATTTTTGatcctaaaatgaaataaaagccatttCACACTGTATCTTGAGATCTTTCATCTTAGAGACTTGAAGTTAgttgattaaaaaatgtttaatgttttaaaattatctagATATGTTCATGATCCAGAGTGTGTAGCAACAACTGGGGACATTACAGTGTCAGTTTCCACGTCGTTTCTGCCAGAACTTAGCTCTGTACATCCACCCCACTACTTCTTCACATACCGAATCAGGTAAGGACTGTAATGGGGTCGCCTTTTAGTTAATGGTGGGCTATATCCTGTGGTTGTGTTGTTCTCTCCCCTTTGACATGATACATGAAACACATTTTGAAAGACAGCTTCTTGCTGAGGTGTGGAGGAACGTGGataacaaaattttttataaGCTAGTGTCTGTAAGGGACTTGAGTTTCCAGTAACCTCCAAGTTACTTAAGTTATTTCTTGCAGATGTACTGTGTTTAAAGAATTGTGCCAGGTTCCTTGAGGTGGACACTAAGTTGTAATCATCATGAAAGCTCTCTGTGAGAGTTGTAATGCATTCCAGAAGCTATCAAATTGCCCAGGATGAAACCGTGCATTTTAAATTGCAGTTAGCTTGCCtatattcagttaaaaataaaatatttattaggtgcTGCCTAGTATCAGACATGGCGTTAAGCACTGGATTtggttaaataaacaaatattaaattcgCTTTAATTAGAAGTACTCTGTGCTGTGACATAAAGATAGCTCATTGCTCTAAGGGATTAAGGATACTctgtttttagatttatttttatatttattttttatggtgtgttatatatattttaaaagtacatatacatgcatatatacacactggAAATATTTTTGCTACCATATACTAACCAGGGAGCATCATAGGATTTTGGTATTATATGCAGCCTTTGATATATCCAGTTACATATGTGCAGATGtttgtgttttggatttttttttaagtgtatttatttttgagagagagcctgcaagtgtgagcaagagaggggcagagagagaggagagagaatcccaagcaggctccgcgctgtcagcacagagcccaatgtggggctcaatctcaaggactatgggatcatgacctgagctgaaatcaaaagttggatgcttaactgactgagccacccaggcgccctgatgtttgttattttaattgtttaattcaaATCCTGCCTCGGCTTGAAACATGCTTAAAATTATAATACCGACACTTGCTTATAGGGTACTCAAAATAAGGGACAGCAGATTCctagagaaaagggggaaataataGTATTGGGAAACAGTCAAGGTGTAATCCTAGTAACTGACTAGTGACATTTTGCTTTGAGCTTTCTAGAAGCAAAAGGGAAACGTCctgtgaaaaagaaacagaaatttttcaTTGCACTGAATTCTAGTAAGCATTTCATACATTCATCTTTACTTGAACAGCAAAAGATTATTATCACCCAGtgtgtttataaatttttatgttgCCCTTTCTATTGTTGATTCTTATGGAAAGTCAAGTGAGCAAATTGAGTGAAAGCATTTCTGTGGGAGAGTCAAGCTAATCAAGCCATTATCTTTGAGAACTTATAGAAATAGATGGTTAACACAGACATTGGGTTgggtttcttaatttcctttgggAACTTTTTCATAGTCTTAGTCCAAATATTATAGCtcttaaacaaaagaaacaaaatcaggcCAGATTTGTGTCTCTACCACCCCATTCCCTTCTCCAGGATTGAAATGTCAAAGGATGCACTTCCTGAGAAGGCTTGTCAGTTGGACAGTCGCTATTGGAGAATAACGAATGCTAAAGGTGATGTAGAAGAAGTTCAAGGACCTGGAGTAGTTGGTATGTAACTCAAGATTTGGGTTTACATATCAGTTGCCTCTAAGACATTTTGGAGAGCATCTATGTTGCATACAGCTTGGAAAATGCATGATGCAGTCAGTGGATAAGACTGATCTTTTAATAGCTGTGTTTACAATGTGAAAGATATCATAGATTTTGGGCTTTCTTTGACTCCAATATTTGCTTCGTAAATATAATGTGTAAAGATCATTATTCTATTAGATTAGTACCTTAAACATgaacttttctaaaattatagCAAACAATTATTCAGGGATTGATTTTCCGTTCTGTAGATCACCCGAGTTCTTTATTTGCTtcttaagttctttattttttttttttttcggtggGATAATTATTTGTTATCGTATTCTGTGGTTACTGGGCATagagcagaaggagaaaataaatttcatattggtCATCTCTttgaaatttgggggaaatgttAAAATCAGTAGCTCAGGTTTTTATTTGTGGATTTCAATCATCTTTAACTCTGATTGTCATTGacattcagctttttaaaagattatgatTATCTTAAGTTTCTGAACCCTAATACcatcactgttaacattttgctatgtttccttttagttgttttttttttctaatcgtGCATTTACTTTAACATAGTTTGCATAATCCCACAGAGggcattattttatttgctgtgATGAAGAACTGAATTATAAAATTCAAGGTATAAACCTTGGTTTCTTATTACTGTCTTCTCTGCAGGTGAATTTCCAATCATCAGCCCAGGTCGGGTATATGAA is a genomic window of Acinonyx jubatus isolate Ajub_Pintada_27869175 chromosome D1, VMU_Ajub_asm_v1.0, whole genome shotgun sequence containing:
- the FBXO3 gene encoding F-box only protein 3, whose product is MAAMETQSAPLTLESLPTDPLLLILSFLDYRDLINCCYVSRRLSQLSSHDPLWRRHCKKYWLISEEEKTQKNQCWKSLFIDTYSDVGRYIDHYAAIKKAWDDLKKYLEPRCPRMVLSLKEGAREEDLDAVEAQIGCKLPDDYRCSYRIHNGQKLVVPGLLGSMALSNHYRSEDLLDVDTAAGGFQQRQGLKYCLPLTFCIHTGLSQYIAVEAAEGRNKNEVFYQCPDQMARNPAAIDMFIIGATFTDWFTSYVNNVVSGGFPIIRDQIFRYVHDPECVATTGDITVSVSTSFLPELSSVHPPHYFFTYRIRIEMSKDALPEKACQLDSRYWRITNAKGDVEEVQGPGVVGEFPIISPGRVYEYTSCTTFSTTSGYMEGYYTFHFLYFKDKIFNVAIPRFHMACPTFRVSIARLEMGPDEYEEMEEEEEEEEEEDDDDSADMDESDEDDEEERRRRVFDVPIRRRRCSRLF